One segment of Capnocytophaga sp. oral taxon 878 DNA contains the following:
- a CDS encoding D-2-hydroxyacid dehydrogenase yields the protein MAIKILANDGISEAGKEALEKEGFEVLTTKVAQNQLIDYINKNEINALLVRSATQVRKDIIDGCPTLKLIGRGGVGMDNIDVAYAKNKNIHVINTPASSANSVAELVFAHLFSGVRFLHNSNRDMPLEGDTQFNELKKRYNNGTELRGKTLGIIGFGRSGQAVARIAIGLGMRILAYDPKVNEAAIELSFFDGQTLNFNIKTVSKEEVLSKADFITLNNSPQEGGYVLDAQEFALMKDGVGVINLARGGALNEVELLHAMEHHKVAFAGLDVFENEPVPAIQVLMHDQVSLSPHIGAATVEAQDRIGDELAAQIVNLFK from the coding sequence ATGGCGATAAAAATACTTGCCAATGATGGCATATCGGAAGCTGGAAAAGAGGCTTTGGAAAAAGAAGGTTTTGAAGTACTTACTACCAAAGTAGCACAAAACCAACTTATTGACTATATCAATAAGAATGAAATTAATGCACTACTGGTGCGCTCGGCTACCCAAGTGCGCAAAGATATTATAGATGGATGCCCCACACTGAAACTTATAGGAAGAGGTGGCGTAGGAATGGATAATATTGATGTGGCATACGCCAAAAACAAAAATATACATGTTATTAACACTCCAGCTTCATCGGCTAACTCGGTAGCTGAATTGGTATTTGCTCATCTTTTCAGTGGAGTGCGCTTTTTGCACAACTCAAACCGCGATATGCCTTTGGAGGGTGATACCCAATTTAATGAACTAAAGAAAAGATATAACAATGGTACTGAACTGCGCGGAAAGACCTTAGGCATTATAGGATTTGGCAGAAGTGGACAAGCTGTAGCACGCATAGCTATTGGATTGGGTATGAGAATATTGGCTTATGACCCTAAAGTAAATGAAGCAGCTATTGAACTTTCATTTTTTGATGGGCAAACACTTAATTTCAACATAAAAACTGTTAGCAAGGAAGAAGTATTAAGCAAAGCTGACTTTATCACCTTAAACAACAGTCCGCAAGAGGGTGGTTATGTACTAGATGCACAAGAGTTTGCCTTAATGAAGGATGGTGTAGGAGTTATTAACTTGGCACGTGGTGGAGCCTTAAATGAGGTAGAGCTACTACACGCTATGGAACACCATAAGGTAGCTTTTGCAGGATTGGATGTATTTGAAAATGAGCCTGTACCTGCTATACAAGTACTTATGCACGACCAAGTATCACTTAGTCCGCATATAGGGGCAGCTACCGTTGAAGCACAAGACCGTATAGGTGATGAGCTGGCAGCACAAATTGTAAACTTATTTAAATAA
- a CDS encoding cell division ATP-binding protein FtsE, giving the protein METPILQLKDVSIYQKNNLILSNVNLVIGKGELVYLIGRTGSGKSSLIKLLYGDLPLTEGQGKVAGFNLKKLNEDKIPLLRRKLGIVFQDFKLLTDRTVYDNLAFVLKATGWTDKIEIKQRIGEVLAKVKMETKDFKYPHELSGGEQQRVAIARALLNNPELILADEPTGNLDPETRVEIMQVLQEINKSGRTILMATHDYALILKFPSKTLKCDGEHIFEVVQRGV; this is encoded by the coding sequence ATGGAAACCCCTATATTACAGTTAAAAGACGTATCAATATATCAGAAAAACAATCTTATTCTTTCCAATGTAAATTTAGTGATTGGGAAAGGAGAATTGGTGTATCTTATCGGGAGAACGGGCTCGGGCAAAAGTTCTCTTATCAAATTGCTATATGGTGATTTGCCCCTTACAGAAGGACAGGGGAAGGTAGCTGGATTCAACCTTAAAAAGCTGAATGAGGACAAAATACCCCTATTGCGCCGGAAGTTAGGAATAGTATTTCAAGACTTTAAACTGCTTACAGACCGCACTGTATATGACAATCTTGCTTTTGTACTGAAAGCAACAGGCTGGACGGATAAAATAGAAATAAAGCAACGTATAGGCGAGGTGTTGGCTAAAGTGAAGATGGAGACAAAGGATTTTAAGTACCCTCACGAACTATCGGGAGGTGAGCAGCAACGAGTGGCTATAGCCCGTGCTCTGCTAAACAACCCTGAGTTAATATTGGCAGATGAACCTACAGGTAACTTAGATCCTGAAACTAGAGTGGAAATAATGCAGGTGCTACAAGAGATTAACAAATCGGGAAGGACAATATTAATGGCTACGCACGACTATGCGTTGATACTTAAATTCCCTTCTAAAACTCTTAAATGTGATGGAGAACATATTTTTGAAGTAGTACAAAGAGGGGTGTAA
- a CDS encoding ADP-ribosylglycohydrolase family protein: MKQSILGAIAGDVIGSVYEFNNIHTTKFPLFGKETTFTDDTVMTIAIADAILHDKDFGETMLYYGKQYPHRGYGERFERWLREDAPTAPYNSWGNGSAMRVSPVGFAYNDLPTVLKKAQETAEVTHNHPEGIKGAQATAVAIFLARTGSSKEAIKEHIQLLFGYDLEFSLDSIRGTYQFNESCQETVPQAIVAFLESTDYESAIRLAISIGGDSDTLACITGGIATAFYKNMPTEIVTKVRLDYLPESFLTVIDEFDLFFSS, from the coding sequence ATGAAACAAAGCATTTTAGGTGCTATAGCGGGTGATGTAATAGGCTCGGTGTATGAATTTAACAATATACACACTACAAAGTTCCCGCTTTTTGGCAAAGAGACTACTTTTACTGATGATACAGTAATGACCATAGCTATTGCTGATGCGATATTGCACGATAAAGATTTTGGAGAGACTATGTTATATTACGGCAAGCAATATCCGCATAGAGGCTATGGAGAGCGTTTTGAAAGATGGTTGAGGGAGGACGCTCCTACAGCCCCTTACAATAGCTGGGGCAATGGTTCGGCAATGAGAGTAAGTCCGGTGGGTTTTGCTTATAATGACTTACCAACAGTACTGAAAAAAGCACAAGAAACGGCAGAAGTAACTCATAATCACCCTGAAGGTATTAAAGGAGCGCAAGCTACTGCTGTAGCTATTTTTTTAGCACGGACTGGTAGCAGTAAAGAGGCTATTAAGGAGCACATACAGCTCCTTTTTGGTTATGATTTGGAATTTAGCCTTGATAGCATTCGCGGTACTTATCAGTTCAATGAAAGTTGCCAAGAAACGGTACCGCAAGCTATAGTAGCGTTTTTGGAAAGCACTGATTATGAAAGTGCCATACGCTTGGCTATATCGATAGGAGGAGATAGTGATACCCTTGCGTGCATTACTGGGGGTATAGCTACTGCTTTTTATAAAAATATGCCTACTGAAATAGTTACTAAAGTGCGCTTGGATTATCTGCCTGAAAGTTTTTTAACGGTAATTGATGAGTTTGATTTGTTTTTTAGTAGTTAA
- a CDS encoding malate dehydrogenase — protein MKVTVVGAGAVGASCAEYIAIKDFASEVVLIDIKEGFAEGKAMDLMQTASLNGFDTRITGVTNDYSKTAGSDVAVITSGIPRKPGMTREELIGTNANIVKSVVEQLVKYSPNVIVIVVSNPMDTMAYLVHKATKLPKNHIIGMGGALDSARFKYRLAEALNSPISDVDGMVIAAHSDSGMLPLTRLASYRGVPVTEFLSDERLNQVAEDTKVGGATLTKLLGTSAWYAPGAAVSALVQAIACDQKKLFPCSVLLEGEYGQKDVCVGVPVIIGKNGIEKIVEVKLTDAEKAKFAESTEAVREVNKALAGVI, from the coding sequence ATGAAAGTTACAGTAGTAGGCGCAGGTGCCGTAGGAGCAAGTTGCGCAGAGTACATTGCTATTAAGGATTTTGCTTCCGAAGTAGTACTAATCGACATCAAAGAAGGCTTTGCAGAAGGTAAAGCTATGGACTTAATGCAAACAGCTTCCCTTAACGGATTCGACACCCGTATCACAGGGGTTACTAACGACTATTCCAAAACCGCTGGTAGCGATGTAGCAGTAATTACATCAGGTATTCCACGCAAACCAGGTATGACTCGTGAAGAACTTATCGGTACCAATGCCAATATCGTAAAATCAGTAGTAGAACAGTTAGTAAAATACTCACCTAATGTAATCGTAATCGTAGTGAGTAACCCTATGGATACTATGGCTTATTTGGTACACAAAGCTACCAAATTACCTAAAAACCACATTATAGGTATGGGAGGTGCTCTTGATAGCGCTCGCTTTAAATACCGCTTGGCAGAAGCCCTAAATAGCCCAATCTCTGATGTTGATGGTATGGTAATCGCAGCGCATAGTGATAGCGGTATGCTACCACTTACCCGCTTAGCAAGCTACCGCGGTGTACCAGTAACCGAGTTCCTAAGCGACGAACGCCTTAACCAAGTAGCAGAAGATACCAAAGTAGGAGGCGCTACACTTACCAAATTGTTAGGTACTTCAGCTTGGTATGCACCAGGAGCAGCAGTATCAGCTTTAGTACAAGCTATTGCTTGCGACCAAAAGAAACTATTCCCTTGCTCAGTATTACTTGAAGGCGAATACGGACAAAAAGATGTATGCGTAGGAGTACCAGTAATTATTGGTAAAAATGGTATCGAAAAAATCGTAGAAGTAAAACTAACCGATGCTGAAAAAGCTAAATTTGCCGAAAGTACCGAAGCTGTACGTGAAGTAAATAAAGCATTAGCAGGAGTAATATAA
- a CDS encoding (Fe-S)-binding protein — protein sequence MSLLPNIVFVILLCIGGGFFVYNLRKLIRNIRLGKPENTSNHKKERLKNMLRVALGQQKMLVRPIVAVLHIVVYVGFLIINIELLEIITDGIFGTHRAFAGLGASYNFLIASFEILAFLVIVSVVIFWVRRNILKIARFQKTELKGWAKRDASNILYAEMLMMTLFLLMNAADACLQTLQVPNYIQAGAFPISQWLQPLLQNLPINILIIIERTCWWLHIIGILCFLNYLYYSKHLHILLAFPNTYYASVGPLGATPLNPDVTREVKLMLDPNVDPFATSQDTPPPDKFGASDVTDLTWVQLMNAYSCTECGRCTDECPANLTGKKLSPRAIMMKTRDRLEEVSRNIDKNGSTFEPDGKQLLGDYITAEEVWACTTCNACAEACPINISPLGIIMQMRQYLVMEQSSAPTELNTMMTNIENNGAPWAYNQADRTIND from the coding sequence ATGAGCCTTCTTCCTAACATCGTATTTGTGATACTTCTCTGTATAGGAGGAGGCTTTTTCGTTTATAACCTTCGCAAACTTATTCGTAATATACGATTAGGTAAACCTGAAAATACTTCTAATCATAAAAAAGAACGCTTAAAAAATATGCTGCGGGTAGCTTTAGGACAGCAAAAGATGTTGGTTCGTCCTATAGTAGCTGTATTACATATTGTAGTTTATGTAGGGTTCTTAATTATTAATATTGAGCTTTTAGAAATTATTACTGATGGCATTTTTGGCACTCATCGTGCTTTTGCGGGTTTGGGTGCTTCCTATAATTTTTTAATTGCTTCATTTGAAATACTTGCTTTTTTGGTTATTGTTTCAGTAGTAATCTTTTGGGTACGTAGAAATATATTGAAAATTGCTCGGTTCCAGAAAACAGAGCTTAAAGGGTGGGCTAAGCGTGATGCTAGCAACATTCTTTATGCTGAAATGCTAATGATGACTCTGTTTTTACTGATGAATGCTGCTGATGCTTGCTTACAAACTTTACAAGTACCTAACTATATACAAGCTGGGGCTTTTCCTATAAGCCAATGGCTACAACCTCTTCTACAAAATCTTCCAATAAATATTCTCATTATTATTGAACGCACTTGCTGGTGGTTACACATTATTGGAATATTATGCTTTTTAAACTATCTTTACTATTCTAAACATCTACATATTTTATTAGCCTTTCCGAATACATATTATGCCTCTGTGGGTCCTTTAGGAGCTACCCCTCTTAACCCTGATGTAACTAGAGAGGTTAAACTGATGTTAGACCCTAATGTTGATCCTTTTGCTACCTCACAGGACACACCTCCTCCTGATAAGTTTGGAGCTTCGGATGTGACAGACCTTACCTGGGTACAGCTAATGAATGCTTATAGTTGTACTGAGTGTGGGAGGTGTACTGATGAATGCCCTGCAAACCTTACTGGTAAAAAGCTTTCGCCGCGTGCTATTATGATGAAAACTCGTGACCGATTGGAAGAAGTGAGTCGTAATATTGATAAAAATGGTAGCACGTTTGAACCTGATGGTAAGCAACTTTTAGGTGATTATATAACTGCTGAAGAAGTGTGGGCTTGTACTACTTGCAATGCTTGTGCTGAAGCTTGCCCTATAAATATTAGTCCGTTGGGTATTATTATGCAAATGCGACAATATTTAGTAATGGAACAATCAAGTGCGCCTACTGAACTGAATACTATGATGACAAATATAGAGAACAACGGAGCCCCTTGGGCTTATAACCAAGCTGATAGAACTATTAATGATTAA
- a CDS encoding MlaD family protein gives MKLSREIKTAIIVVAGIAAFYVGFNFLKSKSLFNKTNTYYAYFPHSGGLKTGTQITVNGVKVGSVETVSLEEKTAQIKITMECSDDFTFSKNSTAELYNSLLGGAGLQIIPAFDNAPIAVSGDVLEARIQEDMLASISSSIKPTQEKLNHLLNQADTTLTGVNKILDNKTTTDLKNAITELSNTMRNLNQASVTLNNMLIANQASLHNTLQNANKISGDLAKVTSDLSEADINKVITNAQNTLSNLNTLLSEIENGKGTVGKLLKDDALYNDLDKSAKQLELLLQDFRLNPKRYVHFSLFGKKAKVYEPTDEQKAE, from the coding sequence ATGAAATTATCTAGAGAAATAAAAACAGCTATTATAGTAGTGGCAGGTATTGCTGCTTTTTATGTAGGCTTCAACTTTTTGAAGTCTAAATCATTATTTAATAAAACTAATACTTATTACGCTTATTTCCCTCATTCAGGAGGATTAAAAACTGGTACCCAAATCACTGTGAATGGAGTGAAAGTAGGTAGTGTAGAAACTGTTTCTTTAGAAGAAAAAACAGCCCAAATTAAGATAACTATGGAATGCTCTGACGATTTTACTTTCTCTAAAAATAGTACTGCTGAGCTTTACAATAGTTTGCTAGGAGGAGCCGGATTACAAATTATTCCTGCCTTTGATAATGCTCCTATTGCAGTGTCAGGTGATGTACTTGAGGCTCGTATTCAAGAGGATATGTTAGCTTCTATTTCTTCTTCTATCAAACCTACCCAAGAAAAGCTAAACCATCTATTAAACCAAGCTGATACTACCCTTACTGGTGTTAATAAAATATTAGACAATAAAACCACTACTGACCTTAAAAATGCTATTACTGAACTAAGTAATACTATGCGCAATCTTAATCAAGCATCTGTTACCCTTAATAATATGCTTATTGCAAATCAAGCTTCTTTGCACAATACTTTACAGAATGCTAATAAAATAAGTGGAGACCTTGCTAAAGTAACATCTGACCTTTCAGAAGCTGATATTAATAAAGTAATTACAAATGCTCAAAATACTCTCTCAAACCTAAACACTCTTTTATCTGAAATAGAAAATGGCAAAGGTACTGTAGGGAAACTGCTTAAAGATGATGCTCTTTACAACGATTTAGATAAATCGGCTAAGCAACTGGAACTCTTATTACAAGACTTCCGTTTAAACCCAAAACGCTATGTACACTTCTCTCTCTTTGGCAAAAAAGCTAAAGTATATGAACCTACAGACGAGCAAAAAGCTGAATAA
- a CDS encoding N-acetylmuramoyl-L-alanine amidase, translating into MKLLHYILFGVLYVVSAVGYAQKIPVFKVVLDAGHGGKDPGKVVNKTIYEKDVVLKIALLVGKKLEAYPDIKVIYTRKTDELIDLYERGAIANRNKADVFVSIHCNAHETQVGGAETYVLGLNANEQNFEVAKAENSVIYMEDNYEKKYAKYNINSPESLIGLSIMQEEFLEQSIQLAKIVQNQLTSVMKRSNRGVRQAGFIVLHQTYMPSILIETAFLTNNEERKFLTSAKGQDEFAENIATAILEYKKWVQGKSSYISPNESVSVQSEGDRIHPEKHTTNNHTTKNLSYKIQISSSPKRLEAKSFNFKGLSPISVEKDGSVYVYYYGNALKHREALVLLTNAKKKGYKDAYITAFYQGKRITIQKAKQLEK; encoded by the coding sequence ATGAAACTTTTACATTATATACTTTTTGGGGTACTATATGTAGTGTCGGCAGTAGGATATGCTCAGAAAATACCTGTTTTCAAAGTGGTTTTAGATGCTGGACATGGAGGTAAAGACCCTGGTAAAGTAGTAAATAAAACTATTTACGAAAAAGATGTAGTTCTAAAAATAGCCTTATTAGTTGGTAAGAAATTAGAAGCCTATCCTGACATTAAAGTTATCTATACTCGTAAAACTGATGAACTTATTGACCTTTACGAACGTGGAGCTATTGCCAACAGGAATAAAGCTGATGTTTTTGTTTCTATCCATTGTAATGCCCACGAAACTCAAGTAGGAGGAGCTGAAACTTATGTTCTAGGGTTGAATGCCAATGAGCAGAACTTTGAAGTAGCTAAAGCTGAAAACTCCGTAATCTATATGGAAGATAACTATGAGAAGAAATATGCTAAATACAACATCAACTCCCCTGAATCTCTCATAGGCCTTTCTATTATGCAGGAAGAGTTTTTAGAGCAAAGTATTCAGTTAGCTAAAATAGTTCAAAATCAGCTTACTAGTGTAATGAAACGCTCTAATCGTGGTGTACGACAAGCTGGTTTTATTGTCTTACATCAAACCTATATGCCTAGTATTCTCATTGAAACTGCTTTTCTTACTAATAACGAGGAGCGCAAGTTTCTTACCTCAGCTAAAGGGCAAGATGAGTTTGCCGAAAATATTGCTACTGCCATCTTAGAATATAAAAAATGGGTACAAGGAAAAAGTAGTTATATCTCGCCTAACGAGAGTGTTTCTGTACAATCAGAAGGAGATAGAATACATCCTGAAAAACACACAACGAATAACCATACAACTAAAAATTTAAGTTATAAAATACAAATATCATCTAGCCCTAAGCGTTTAGAAGCTAAAAGTTTTAATTTTAAAGGGCTATCTCCTATTTCAGTTGAAAAGGATGGAAGTGTATATGTATATTACTATGGTAATGCTCTAAAACACCGAGAAGCTCTTGTATTACTTACTAATGCAAAAAAAAAAGGGTATAAAGATGCTTATATCACAGCTTTTTATCAAGGGAAACGCATTACTATCCAAAAAGCTAAACAGTTAGAAAAGTAA
- the ligA gene encoding NAD-dependent DNA ligase LigA — translation MKEKIQQLRNELNQHNYNYYVLDNPTISDYEFDQKLKELQELEQAHPEYYDETSPTVRVGGTITKNFPTVVHEYRMYSLDNSYSKDDLEDWEQRIIKTLGSDQINFTCELKYDGASIDLLYENGKLKQATTRGDGIQGDDITANVRTICSVPLQLKGDYPERFYIRGEIVMPKKAFETLNAERVAAGEDPFMNPRNTASGSLKLQDTAEVAKRGLDCLLYFLVGNTGVKSQFESLKKAREWGFKVPSISKLCHSTAEVMDFINEWDTKRHSLPYETDGVVVKVDSIAQQEELGYTSKSPRWAMAYKFKAEQVDTVLESISYQVGRTGAITPVANLKPVLLAGTIVKRASMHNADQIEKLDIRIGDSVYVEKGGEIIPKIVGVNLEKREANALPVQYITHCPECNTELVRNEGEAQHYCPNSYECPPQITGKIQHFISRKAMDIQGLGEETVELLFRAGIIHTYADLYEVTVSKLLPLERMAQKSAENIVKGIQQSKEVPFERVLFALGIRYVGETVAKKLARHYKTIEALQNTTIEQLIEVDEIGNQIASSVVSFFADEYNQKLIERLKGYGLQFSLSEQSTEGQTDTLKGLTFVVSGVFHLYSRDELKALIEQHGGKVGSSISSKTNYVIVGDNMGPSKKEKAESLGVKMISEEEFQSLIIS, via the coding sequence ATGAAAGAAAAAATACAACAACTACGTAACGAACTTAACCAACACAATTACAACTATTATGTGTTGGATAATCCTACTATTTCCGATTATGAGTTTGATCAAAAACTAAAAGAACTACAAGAGTTAGAACAAGCTCACCCAGAATATTATGATGAAACCTCTCCTACTGTACGTGTAGGTGGTACTATTACTAAAAATTTTCCTACTGTAGTACATGAATATCGTATGTATTCGCTAGATAACTCATACTCTAAAGATGATTTAGAAGATTGGGAACAGCGTATCATCAAAACTTTAGGTAGTGATCAAATTAATTTTACTTGTGAACTAAAATATGATGGAGCTTCTATCGACTTGTTATATGAAAATGGGAAGCTAAAACAAGCTACTACTCGTGGTGATGGCATTCAAGGTGATGATATTACTGCTAATGTACGTACTATTTGTTCAGTACCTTTGCAACTAAAAGGAGACTACCCCGAGCGTTTTTACATTCGTGGTGAAATAGTAATGCCTAAAAAGGCTTTTGAAACACTAAATGCTGAACGTGTTGCAGCAGGAGAAGACCCTTTTATGAATCCTCGTAACACAGCTAGCGGAAGTTTAAAATTACAAGATACAGCTGAAGTAGCCAAACGTGGTTTAGATTGCTTATTGTATTTTTTAGTAGGAAATACAGGTGTTAAAAGTCAGTTTGAGAGTTTGAAAAAAGCACGTGAATGGGGGTTTAAAGTACCTAGTATTTCTAAATTATGCCATTCTACTGCCGAAGTAATGGACTTTATCAATGAATGGGATACCAAACGCCACTCATTGCCTTACGAAACTGATGGAGTAGTGGTAAAAGTTGATAGTATTGCCCAACAAGAAGAGTTAGGTTATACTTCTAAATCTCCACGATGGGCAATGGCTTATAAATTTAAGGCCGAACAAGTAGATACTGTTTTAGAAAGTATATCATACCAAGTAGGACGTACAGGAGCTATTACTCCTGTAGCTAATCTTAAACCTGTATTATTGGCTGGCACTATTGTAAAACGAGCATCAATGCACAATGCCGACCAGATTGAAAAATTGGACATCCGCATAGGCGACTCAGTTTATGTAGAGAAAGGCGGAGAAATCATTCCTAAAATAGTAGGTGTAAACTTAGAAAAACGCGAAGCAAATGCTCTGCCAGTACAATATATTACTCATTGCCCTGAATGTAACACTGAATTAGTTCGTAATGAAGGGGAGGCCCAGCATTATTGTCCTAATAGTTATGAATGTCCACCTCAAATTACTGGCAAAATACAACACTTTATTTCTCGCAAGGCTATGGATATTCAGGGCTTAGGAGAGGAAACTGTTGAATTATTATTCCGTGCAGGCATTATTCACACTTATGCCGATCTTTATGAGGTAACTGTTTCTAAACTTCTTCCCTTAGAGCGTATGGCTCAAAAGAGTGCTGAAAATATAGTAAAAGGTATTCAACAATCTAAAGAAGTACCTTTTGAACGTGTTCTCTTTGCTTTAGGTATTAGATATGTAGGAGAAACTGTCGCTAAAAAACTAGCACGCCACTACAAAACTATTGAAGCGCTTCAAAATACTACTATTGAACAGTTAATAGAAGTAGATGAAATAGGTAATCAAATTGCTAGTAGTGTAGTAAGCTTCTTTGCCGACGAGTACAATCAGAAACTTATTGAACGTCTTAAAGGTTATGGCTTACAATTTTCTCTTAGCGAGCAGTCTACCGAAGGACAAACTGACACTTTAAAAGGACTTACTTTTGTAGTATCAGGTGTATTCCACCTATATTCACGTGATGAGCTTAAGGCTCTTATTGAACAACATGGGGGTAAGGTAGGCTCTTCTATCTCCTCTAAAACTAATTACGTAATAGTAGGTGATAATATGGGACCTAGCAAGAAAGAAAAAGCCGAAAGTTTAGGCGTAAAGATGATTAGTGAAGAAGAATTTCAATCGTTAATAATCAGTTAA